Within Larus michahellis chromosome 5, bLarMic1.1, whole genome shotgun sequence, the genomic segment TGCACAATTTGGGCAAGTAATtaagtttttctcctcctccctttccccttcaacAGTTCTTCAGCCACATCTACTTAAACTGCTGGCTCTCTGGTGGAAGGAGGAATCCCCCCTGGCAAACGCCTGGGACCCGACCAAGGCTGTGACCTCTGGGCAGAACGGAATCTCAGCCTCCTCTTGGATCTTCCCATTTGGGTCTACACAAAGAGgtatgaaatattttccatgttaaaactTTGAAGGCTCGGATATTTCAAATTATGATTAATTTGCACACTAACAGGCAATATGTTTTAAGAAATCTCAAGAGCTGGGAACAGTCGTACTGACTTGTCAGCAATTGCTCAGCATCTATAAACACGTTTGGCCTGGCAGGGAAAACATTGCTTCCTGTAAACAACGTTCATCCCAGCAGTTCCCATAGTTACCGACGATTAGAACAGCATAAGTAGAAGCAATGAAAGAATTCcatctgaaaagaattaaaagaagaaggaaaagcagagacagaCAACATTTACAAGAGAGCAACTGCAAAAAGCAGacagactgaaaaacagagaaatttcaaaacagcagTTAAAGAGGAGATACCACAAACTCGTGTTTAAAAGTAGAAATTTTATATATGACTGATGTTCGGATAGACTAGAATGTCTTTAACACTGAGGAAACACGAAAAAGTGGGAACAGGACTTCGTGGCCTAAACATAACTTATTTGCTTCTACAGGTAGAAGAACAATTCCCTAAGgaaagttagaaaaaaagaggaatgcCTGAGAAGaaagtgcagcagcagcatcctaaCTGTGCAAACAGAGCAGACGCATTggccatttatttcattttgctctaATTTTTAATCTAACCCCTGGTCAGACAACTTGAAAAGAAGGCAATGCAGGCATCCTGAGGATTGCAAGGCTCAGCAGAAACCAGCATACTGCACACGTTCTTTTTTAGCCAAGTTACTAGCTGGCAAATCTGGCGCTTCGGTCTTCCATTCAGTGCAAGGGGTTTCTGCTTCTTCCTAAACTGGGTTAAGAAGCAATCTGAAATCTCTTCCTTAAGGTCGGAGGATTTCTCTGAAAGGATCTGTAGTAATGCTGTGAGCctagaaaagataaaatattgtTTGTTAGTTGCGGAAGAATCTGAAAGACATTCCAAGATTATGGACGAGTTACTTCTATCAGTCTGCTCACATCAGTGTTTGCTAACCTACCCTTATTCTTACATCACCTTTTATATAATTATGCCAATCATATAATTATTTAAACTCAAGGAACAAATAAAGGTTATGTAAAAGTACTCAAATACCTCAGGAGTTAGATAGCTTTATTGTAACAATGGAACTAAATAGGTCACCTAGGGCTGCTCTCTTCTTTGGTGTTATAAATGGAAGACACAGCTGCAAATCAATATTGATTCTTTTATTTATTGAAGAGAGCTTTATACTTAcgttaaaaatgcacattttcaattttatttttccccacataAAAAGTTTACTGATTTGGTGAATTTATACGGGggctaaaataaaatttatgccATGAAACAGTTCACAAACATGTGTTTGTGTTGCTACTCTAGCAGCAGCAAAACACCTAGCCTGTACACCACATACTCTTGCCATAATTGTAAATATgctgaaatcttaaaaaaaaaattaaaaaatattaagatgaGGGAGAATCCTTTTCCTTCCAGGTCACAACAACGAAAAGAAGCTTTGCAGGGTTCCTAACAGTTAGGGCTATCTCAGACCAAGTGAGAAGAAACTTCAAAACCAAACTCAGAAGATCCTGCCAAGCACACCTGTTCTTCTTTCACGCCAAGGTGGCTCTCCCCAAGCACTTTCCTTCTCGGCTGTACTATGGGTTAATAGGTTTTGCTGGTCTTTTGCCTTCCAAGTGATTCCTACTTTGCCCACCTATTAGAAATCCTTGACCTGGCCCTCTGCGGTTAGCGAAATCCATGGGAGTCAGCGATCTCTTCTGAGGCGTGTCTGTCTGTGAAAAAGACAGACATACTATTAGCTAGTACGGTATGTTCGTCTACCAAAATGGTTTAATTACAGCTTTTATGATCTCGTCCATCAGAGTGAGTCCTACCAAGCTGCAAAGCCCCAGGCAGTACTAAACCTGCACACTTCTAGTGCAGAGACATCCTCTCAGGAACCATTTGATGCATTAGActtgaaaaagaatatttcttccTCATACAGTAGCCCTGCTTTTGAAGGTCCTACACCCTCCCAAAGACTTTTAACATCCTCCTCTCCACAGGTAGACCAAAAATCAGGAGAGACCCGGTAAACGAGACCTTCTGTAGACCAACAGTGGGCATGAATGGaagcttcttccctttcccacatcTCTGCTTATATTGTAATGTACTCACCCTGAATGTGTGAGTTGTGTTGGGTCTTGAAAATTGCTCAATAATAACAGTTCTTTCTCTGAGTGGCCGTTGCTCTGTACTGCCAGGCACAGCACTTGACACTCTGCTGTGAGCAAATCGTCCTCGATGCTGAGAGAACTGAAGAGAGCATTCAGAGAATGCAGCAACTGAATTGgttaaaacaataatttttccGTTGccatacaaaaaaatccccagaagacaaaagaaaaataagttttcgCTAACCAAAACCACCAATTTAAGGTAAATTAAGGGTATTCATGTTTTTCAAAGAGATTTGAGACTCTTCCCTAGTATTAGTCTACGATTCCCAAATGCttctattaattaaaataataataccaATAACAGACTTTAGACATGTCTCAAAAATATTATTCAGAAGCAAAATAATATCAAGATACCAATTTACTTTCATTTTGGTGACTTATTACTTCCCTAACCTTCAAAAACAGGCCAGTATCAATaatatttatggggttttttccagtcAGTATCCTTTTCTACTTCAGTCAGTATAATTTTCTACTTCTTATTCGCTAATGTTAGGttataaaacactgaaaagagctatttaaatccagatgcagtaaaaaaaaaaaaccacacagatttttctgttttcagaggaAAGCCTTACCACCACGATCCGGTTGTGACCTGGAGTTTTAAATTGGCTTCTGCTGCATTCTAATGGTACCCGGATGTAACACGCATTAGCACGCAAAGACCATATAATAAATACGAAccaaaacaaactgtaaaattGCTCATTTCCACTAGTGACACAGAACAATTTATTTCCCAATAGCCTGAAGTTCTTCACCAGTACAAAAATGGACACAACTTACAGAGCTCTGTTGCAGGCGAGGTACTGAAAGATACTGTTCAACAGCCTCTGAGTTTATCGGTGGTAACTTGTTCCGGGTTGTAGGTGCACGAGCAGAAGATAAACGATCTGAGCTGGCacccctgcagaagtttaaggaTTTCTCTTTTAAGAAAATTCATATTAAAGACTTTTTCACTGAAGTAATATGAAATTATTAAGCAGTACATTTCATTATAGAGCTCAGCTACAGAAAGTAACAGCACCTAacatagcaaaaataaattaaaacaaatgcctCTCCTCAAAAAACATggttctgcttgctttgtttttctctctgaattaTAGAATCGATAATGAATCTCGGATTAGTTCTCAAATATTTCGCAAAATCCTTCACTGGTGAAATTTCAGCAAAGTTCTgaggaaagcaaagaataaaacgAAAAAACTCACAATTTAGTCCCCCTAAGGATTTCATCATTGTACATATTAGGAGCTTTTGAGGAGAGTTGGTCAGAAGTGAGAGAAGGTAACCTACGATGGCTTGGTAGCTTCCTAGAAGATGCCAGCAGTACCCGAGACGATGAGAGAACGCTGTTACCAGCGGTTCTCCCCAACCTAGCGTGCACTGCATTTGGAGCACTGCAGCCAATGCTCTGCTGTTTGTCTTCTTGCTCATTCCtaggggaaaaggaaggagaatgaGACAGGGAATgcggatgaagaaaaaaaaaacaggatttcttAACAGAGCATCATTGCAACCTCTACAAATCGCTGCTGCATCAGTGGTACACACAGAGGAGATGACTGCCTTCTTATGGCAAAATATCTTTTACATGATATGAATTATGCTGCATTTTGAAAACATCAATACCAACACctactgtattttttccactgtgGCAACGTGCCTCCGTTGGAGCGGTTTAGCTTGAATTGTCATCACACCATTCAAATCACTACAGAAGTTGCTGGAGAAGCGGTGAGCCTAGTAAAAGCAACAAATACGCGTTAACCTTTACTTTTTTTGAAGGAAGATCTCAAAAAAGCACGTAGTTAGGAGatattttacttgtttctttagaaaagtTTATGTTAAGGTGGCTCAGTAGAATCCTCAGTAGTAGATGGGGAAAATGtgttgttttgcttattttaaacagATTCTTACAAACAGAACTTGGATAATTTTGTTACTGAACTGCAACTCAATTTGCAATCTAAGTGTTAGTTTAAGCCGGAGTTCGATTCTCTGAACTTTGATACTCCCTCAGCACATTCCAGCCTGTGGACACAGAGCCTGGGAATTTCTCATTTTACTACTTCTGGCTGCTGGGACCACTGCAGAACCAAGCGCAGCAACGGGGAGCACCGAgactgctttgctttctgttccGCGTCTCTTATCTCACAACCTAACAAGCACGGAAAAAGAGCAGACGGAAGAGAATGAAGCTGCTTGAACTGAACAGagagagacaggggaaaaaaaacccaaacagaagcaGTGGCTGGAAAATAAAAGATGTGCAGAACGGGaagcaggggacagagggaggaggCAGACAGAGGACGAAAAAGGGCATTTGATCAATACAAACATGAGCTTCCACAACGACAGGGAAGGCTGAACGGACACACAGCAgaggcaaaggaaatgaaaaggaacgAGAGAGTCTGAAACTTTCAGGGTTGTGAGTAAAGCACTTTAAGTTGCAACTTCACATCCCTGCGGTCCAGGGAAGAGCCCAATTTGTTCTCTTAATACTACCAAGAGGAAATGACCGGACGATAATAAAAGCAGAACTTTTTTCTAAGGACAGAATGCAGTCTAATAAGTGTTTTTTTGTAAACCAGCTTCAGCAATATCTTAGTGGTAAACCGTGCCTTTAAGAACAACCAAAGAACAAGTGATagtaaagaagaaatttaatgaACCTTCCTTTAAAaggagattaaatattttaagaatatgtaatgagtttaaaaaaaaaaaaggacaaaagagaaagagaaagaaaagagaaagacaaaaaaaagaataaaagaaaaaataaaataaaggaaaaaaaaaaaaagaaaaaaccctgagTCTTTTCTACTTTCAAGCAGGACTCTTTCCAACGTGCAGAGTAAAAAGAACTCCATTTCACAGAAAGCTATTTTTACCTGCGAGGAAACAAAAGATACGCTTCGTGCTTCAGAGCTTCTGGAAAGAGGAACGCTCCCAGCATCTGCTGTAATACGAACAACTGGCAAATGTGGCAGTTTTGTTGTAAGAGCTTTCAGTTTTTCCACCTGTTTGTCACCCTCtgcacaacagcaaaaaaaaccaaaaaaaaacgtAGAGAGAATAAGAGGTATTTTATAGGTTTACCAGCCATCATCTGTTGGGATTCAAACAATATTACACTTCACAGTAAATAAAGACTTTCATATAGTTTCAAGCTTCCGCGATATTTTAAAATCTACCATAAATGATGTTTTTCTGAATGCATTCCCATTACTTTATGCTTTCTCTGACGCTGACAAACAAGTTGGTCTATGCAGGTAGAGTTGGAGAAGGTGTGTTTGTGTAAGAAAATACTGTTAAGACTCTTggaatgttatttaaaatttaccaaagattattttttaagcagaaaaaaatatatatatacaagaaAAAAGTCTATTGATCCTGTCCTTGTCTGACAGCAGCTACGCAGTGTTTCATTTTATGTATATACCACCATCTTATTTCGATTAAACCCAAATTCTTTTACATTCCTAGCTGAAATACTTTGGTTAGCTATCTATTTGTCACACGTTTATGACCTTCATAAAGATAAAAGCGCGCACCTATCATAAAACTGCTAAGCTATCTTCCTTAAAGTATAATATTGAGCTAAACAATCCCCCTGTGGTGTGAAAAGCCCTTTATATTTCAGTAACACCTCAAATGTTAAGTTCTGATGTTGCGAGTATTCTGTAAAATTTTGccatttcttcctttgttgtAGACTTACGTTAAGCGTACCTGAAATTTGAGGTAATTTCCAAAACCCACCCCCAGGTATTCTTCTGTTACtgtccttttaaaatacattgaaagAAGAAGTGAGATTTCCCTGAGCCTCCAAAGACAACACAAATAAAATCGCACTTTCAGTTAATTTTCctagcttttgcttttcctcgCTACAGTCTGTTAGAatataaaaccataaaataaaccaaaattacATGCATCACCATTTCTTCATCCTGTATTAAACTCACGAAATCCTGCACCGTCAGCAAGGCCGTCTTATCTCGCTTCAACAATCTGACTACCTAAGGGTTCTTTTTATTAACCAAGCTCAAACAACGAGGACTAGACTTTGATTCCGAGGTTCCAGATTCAGATCACGTCATCGAGTGATCCCCTGCTAACAGAAGCAATTTGCAGCCCAAGCCAGTGATTAAgagggttttattattttttttaaacaagctctCCTGCTATGAAGCTCTTTGAatcagttttctctctttttttataccTCATATACAAAACTACCTGAAAATTAGTagaaatgtttatatttcaggtgctgggggtgggtgggtgtgtatGCACTGATGTGGCAAGGCATTACACATCTTATAATGCTGTACTACCAATATGGCTATCTTAAAATAACCAGATTCCCCAagctttaaggggaaaaaaaaaacaaatcactttcCTGAGTCAGATTTGATAAACACCATatctaaaaatagcaaaataccATATCTAAAAATACCAAATACCTGTGATACTTGtttcccaattttttttaatcagctccTCCAATATTCCGATTACATTGCTCCAGATACAATCAAATACTTCAGAAGCCACAGCATCTTTGATACAGGCATTGGGAGAAACGGGGGGAATGCCACGCTTACTCCTCTTCTCAGCAAGAcgcattttcttttgttcccaaCTCTCATCATCActaataaaggaagaaaatgcaaatgaattcccacggattttgatatttttttttccccttctaataCACTGAATGAATAGAAACACACATATGGAAGAAAAGCCAGTCAGATGTAGATcacaaaaaaattcaaactcaAGCATAGAGAGTACCCATGGGAACAGAACCTGTCAAATACATATAATGATTTCTTTTGCTTGcaggtgaaaaattaaaaaatccagtCAGGGTGTTACA encodes:
- the FAM149A gene encoding protein FAM149A isoform X2, with the protein product MRLAGLDPAALLPNLRRGPGPPGLRPPRPATAGREPGGRAGAKARLLALPGIGEEAAAARGGEEAAGSPQCPAKGLSRGSKNQCLSGKSGESLPAVFERNVQEAIDNYTCEALSSLSSSGRTTPTESNNSWTGINSYTTGLSTERSSVYSWRDDEFDKANTQRVHQLFWEIDEMLFEGKVTSQTQSLQAECADWVEQFPHLRVLGKQLLLPKDEGFQHFQSRSDTCVDTKCLPGLCECTSNIKELCISGSKLIPTASPIHKSLDPSSTRISAPDSSLYSFLEEEIYDVDGKIEEYLAFDNKELDDESWEQKKMRLAEKRSKRGIPPVSPNACIKDAVASEVFDCIWSNVIGILEELIKKNWETSITEGDKQVEKLKALTTKLPHLPVVRITADAGSVPLSRSSEARSVSFVSSQAHRFSSNFCSDLNGVMTIQAKPLQRRHVATVEKIQNEQEDKQQSIGCSAPNAVHARLGRTAGNSVLSSSRVLLASSRKLPSHRRLPSLTSDQLSSKAPNMYNDEILRGTKLGASSDRLSSARAPTTRNKLPPINSEAVEQYLSVPRLQQSSFSQHRGRFAHSRVSSAVPGSTEQRPLRERTVIIEQFSRPNTTHTFRTDTPQKRSLTPMDFANRRGPGQGFLIGSQHYYRSFQRNPPTLRKRFQIAS
- the FAM149A gene encoding protein FAM149A isoform X1; amino-acid sequence: MRLAGLDPAALLPNLRRGPGPPGLRPPRPATAGREPGGRAGAKARLLALPGIGEEAAAARGGEEAAGSPQCPAKGLSRGSKNQCLSGKSGESLPAVFERNVQEAIDNYTCEALSSLSSSGRTTPTESNNSWTGINSYTTGLSTERSSVYSWRDDVRHRSLCSTLYEFDKANTQRVHQLFWEIDEMLFEGKVTSQTQSLQAECADWVEQFPHLRVLGKQLLLPKDEGFQHFQSRSDTCVDTKCLPGLCECTSNIKELCISGSKLIPTASPIHKSLDPSSTRISAPDSSLYSFLEEEIYDVDGKIEEYLAFDNKELDDESWEQKKMRLAEKRSKRGIPPVSPNACIKDAVASEVFDCIWSNVIGILEELIKKNWETSITEGDKQVEKLKALTTKLPHLPVVRITADAGSVPLSRSSEARSVSFVSSQAHRFSSNFCSDLNGVMTIQAKPLQRRHVATVEKIQNEQEDKQQSIGCSAPNAVHARLGRTAGNSVLSSSRVLLASSRKLPSHRRLPSLTSDQLSSKAPNMYNDEILRGTKLGASSDRLSSARAPTTRNKLPPINSEAVEQYLSVPRLQQSSFSQHRGRFAHSRVSSAVPGSTEQRPLRERTVIIEQFSRPNTTHTFRTDTPQKRSLTPMDFANRRGPGQGFLIGSQHYYRSFQRNPPTLRKRFQIAS
- the FAM149A gene encoding protein FAM149A isoform X3, with protein sequence MRRARGAGPTGGGGSAAGLLVVGKGLSRGSKNQCLSGKSGESLPAVFERNVQEAIDNYTCEALSSLSSSGRTTPTESNNSWTGINSYTTGLSTERSSVYSWRDDEFDKANTQRVHQLFWEIDEMLFEGKVTSQTQSLQAECADWVEQFPHLRVLGKQLLLPKDEGFQHFQSRSDTCVDTKCLPGLCECTSNIKELCISGSKLIPTASPIHKSLDPSSTRISAPDSSLYSFLEEEIYDVDGKIEEYLAFDNKELDDESWEQKKMRLAEKRSKRGIPPVSPNACIKDAVASEVFDCIWSNVIGILEELIKKNWETSITGKGDKQVEKLKALTTKLPHLPVVRITADAGSVPLSRSSEARSVSFVSSQAHRFSSNFCSDLNGVMTIQAKPLQRRHVATVEKIQNEQEDKQQSIGCSAPNAVHARLGRTAGNSVLSSSRVLLASSRKLPSHRRLPSLTSDQLSSKAPNMYNDEILRGTKLGASSDRLSSARAPTTRNKLPPINSEAVEQYLSVPRLQQSSFSQHRGRFAHSRVSSAVPGSTEQRPLRERTVIIEQFSRPNTTHTFRTDTPQKRSLTPMDFANRRGPGQGFLIGSQHYYRSFQRNPPTLRKRFQIAS
- the FAM149A gene encoding protein FAM149A isoform X4, producing the protein MRRARGAGPTGGGGSAAGLLVVGKGLSRGSKNQCLSGKSGESLPAVFERNVQEAIDNYTCEALSSLSSSGRTTPTESNNSWTGINSYTTGLSTERSSVYSWRDDEFDKANTQRVHQLFWEIDEMLFEGKVTSQTQSLQAECADWVEQFPHLRVLGKQLLLPKDEGFQHFQSRSDTCVDTKCLPGLCECTSNIKELCISGSKLIPTASPIHKSLDPSSTRISAPDSSLYSFLEEEIYDVDGKIEEYLAFDNKELDDESWEQKKMRLAEKRSKRGIPPVSPNACIKDAVASEVFDCIWSNVIGILEELIKKNWETSITEGDKQVEKLKALTTKLPHLPVVRITADAGSVPLSRSSEARSVSFVSSQAHRFSSNFCSDLNGVMTIQAKPLQRRHVATVEKIQNEQEDKQQSIGCSAPNAVHARLGRTAGNSVLSSSRVLLASSRKLPSHRRLPSLTSDQLSSKAPNMYNDEILRGTKLGASSDRLSSARAPTTRNKLPPINSEAVEQYLSVPRLQQSSFSQHRGRFAHSRVSSAVPGSTEQRPLRERTVIIEQFSRPNTTHTFRTDTPQKRSLTPMDFANRRGPGQGFLIGSQHYYRSFQRNPPTLRKRFQIAS